The Pirellulales bacterium genomic interval CTCGAGGTCGGAGAAGGTGCCGGGCAGCGGAGAATACACAATAACCGAGACACCCGTCGACTGGGACCCGCGCCAGACAGCGGTCATCGTTTGCGATATGTGGGATCGGCACTGGTGCCAGGGAGCAACGGACCGGGTTGCCGAGATGGCGCCGCGAATGAACGAGGCCCTCAAGGCGGCGCGCCGGCTAGGAATGCTGGTTATTCATTGCCCCAGCGACACGATGAAATTCTACGCGGACATGCCGCAGCGAAAGCTCGCGCAACAGGCACTGCGCGTGCCGGTGCAGTCTATGCCTGCCGGCTGGTGTCCTTTGGGGGCTCACAAAGAACCGCCGCTGCCCTTCGACAACTCTCATGATCGTTGCGACTGCACGCCGCAATGTCCACACGGCAATCCCTGGCGCCGACAGATTGCCACGCTGGAAATTGCCGATAACGACGCGATTACTGACAGCGAAGAGGCGTATTTCCTGATGCGCGAGCGCGGGATCAAGAATGTCGTCGTCATGGGCGTACATACAAATATGTGCGTTCTTGGGCGGCCATTCTCCATTCGCCGCATGGCCGCACTGGGGCAGAATGTGGTACTCGTTCGCGACCTGACCGACTGCATGCACGATGCGCTGTCGGCGCCCGAAGGGCTCGACCATTTCCGCGCCACGGATCTGGTCGTTGAGCATATCGAAAAACATTGGTGCCCCACGATCACGAGCCATGATCTGCTCGAAGGCACAGCATTCGTCTTTCGCGAAGACCAGCGGCCGCACGCGGTGTTCGTGATCGGCGAGGACGAATACGAGACCTGGAACACGCTGCCGGTTTTCGCTGAGAAAGAACTTGCGCCGCGCGGCCTGCGCGTGACGATCGTGCAGGCGAATCCGCGCGACAAGAATGATTTTCCAGGCCTCGAGGCACTCCCGTCAGCCGATGCCTTGCTGGTCAGCGTGCGGAGGAGAACTCCGCAACAACAGCAGCTGGATTTGATCCGCCGGTTCGTGGCGGCTGGCAAACCAGTGGTGGGGATCCGCACGGCCAGCCATGCATTTTCGTTGCGTGACGACAAGCCGGCTTCAGCAGGGCACGATACCTGGCCCGAGTTCGACGCCCAGGTGTTGGGGGGCCACTACACGGGCCACCATGAGAACAATGACGACGGCACGCCGCGGACCGAGATATGGTCTCTACCGGAGGCTCGATCGAACCCCATCCTGGCCGGCTTCCCCGACCAAGAGGTGCGCGTTATCTCGTCGCTTTACAAAACGAGTCCCTTGGCGGCGTCGGCAACGCCACTGGTCATGGGCCGCGGGGCGGGAGGAAAACTTGACGAACCGGTCGCATGGACGAACAAAACGGCTTTTGGCGGCAAGGTGTTTTACGTGGCACTGGGCGGTCCGACGGACTTCGAAGTTCCCGCGTTTCGCAACTTGCTTACGAAGGGTATTTTTTGGGCGCTGGGCAAGCCAGTCCCTGAGACTCCGGTAGCGGCTCGCCAACCCTGACGAATTAACTGTCCACACTCGACCGGGATGGCGAAAAAATCACCCTGCTGGCGAGTTTTTGATCTGGATTGGTTGAATTTGCTAATCCGCGGTCTAGTTTCACTCGGTATCGTGTGGGCAGCTCGCGGATGGGTGGCTGGGAACGCAATATGCTCATGGTGGCGGACACTTACGACCCGCGACAATCTGAACGCCCACTAGGGCCACGCTCTGTACAGCGGCACACGCTAAAATAGAGTGAGTGAGTAGCCCGCAAATTTCTTTTAGGGGAATTTCCATCCCACG includes:
- a CDS encoding isochorismatase family protein — protein: MLAFRLLRAPLAMFLVMAPWTASCGASAASDAVWTISQRSRSEKVPGSGEYTITETPVDWDPRQTAVIVCDMWDRHWCQGATDRVAEMAPRMNEALKAARRLGMLVIHCPSDTMKFYADMPQRKLAQQALRVPVQSMPAGWCPLGAHKEPPLPFDNSHDRCDCTPQCPHGNPWRRQIATLEIADNDAITDSEEAYFLMRERGIKNVVVMGVHTNMCVLGRPFSIRRMAALGQNVVLVRDLTDCMHDALSAPEGLDHFRATDLVVEHIEKHWCPTITSHDLLEGTAFVFREDQRPHAVFVIGEDEYETWNTLPVFAEKELAPRGLRVTIVQANPRDKNDFPGLEALPSADALLVSVRRRTPQQQQLDLIRRFVAAGKPVVGIRTASHAFSLRDDKPASAGHDTWPEFDAQVLGGHYTGHHENNDDGTPRTEIWSLPEARSNPILAGFPDQEVRVISSLYKTSPLAASATPLVMGRGAGGKLDEPVAWTNKTAFGGKVFYVALGGPTDFEVPAFRNLLTKGIFWALGKPVPETPVAARQP